The sequence GTCTTTCAAGAATGAGAATAAGCCCCCAGTCTCAGTTGAAAATGGTTGGTTTTGGAGTTCCAATGGCAAGGTGGACGCGCTATACCCCAAAAGCCTTAGCACGACGGATTCCGAATACGAAATTTGAAAAATTCGAGACTATTCGACGCTCCTATCTTATGTGTGTTGATTGGCGATACCCGGAATCGATTCCCGTCTGGGgttagttttgttttatcaCTGATATAAGTTATCCACCTCTGCCTGGTCCTTCTAAAGTCTGgttgtgtgtttgtttataataaattttaataccgggtgttgtaaaaagggtatactaagccgaaacctacatgtgcagcatgttggGCTTATACATACTCGTAAGTTATGTAGAGGTATAGCAGACACAATAATTAAACAGTTGCACAAAAAACAATTAGTTTGGATCAcacatttagttttaattgttttggtggataattaatattaaccGCATCGAATGGATTGCGTCCGCTGAGCGCATTGCCTAATCCGCGGTCTCGTTTagatttaatattgttatatgTTGGCGTAGACTATCTGTGCctcgagtgcgagttttttcaccTGTCAAGAAGTGAAATTTAaacgcaaatttgtatggcgcgggagaCACGCCACCTAACGGTAAGTAGTTGTACTAGCTCCACGCCATACAAATCTGCGTTTTCGATTTTACTTCTCGATAGGTGAAAAAACTCGTACTCGAGGCCCTGCTACCATAATCACTCTTAAGTGTATGTGTTATTTCTGTgtgtttttgaaataaatgaattttctttaaaaaaaccaCCGACACATTTAATGATCAATTATCAAAGCAAGCAATTAGCAATGatcaatccataagcagcgtcgcctgtcaaacatctgtcagatccatacaagttacgtcagattagaatagaatagaatagaatagaatagaaaaactttattcgacacaaaaacaacaacatggACAGTAAAACAGGTAACAAAGATACTTAATtactagaaaaataaatattaataaattagtagGTAGGGTACACTAGGTGCTAGTTGCTGCTCAGTGTCGAAAAGGACTCcagactcagcatgtgctataATCCCGGGGActatagcgctggttttcagctggatCCTTTGCGAACGGAACGCCGTAGATTAGGAGTGCGATCGTTTGAATTAACCAATTACAAAgcatacaacaaaaaataaacaaacaagtaAGTGAACAAACAAGTGTTAGTTAGGTACTACAATAAAAGATATTATAAACAGTGAAACAACACTATAAACAGTGAAACAACAATATAAACAGTgaaacaacaataataaacaGTGAAACAACATTTAGATTTAAGGGTAGGTCTAACATTTTGTGTAggcacatacatattatataggcATTAACCAAACTCAAAAAGATGTAGGTACTCATGGAATACTTCATGACTGCAACTTTTGTAACAAGATCAGGTGTGTTTTGAGTCTGTGCTTAAAGGTGCTTTGTCTTTTTAGGTCGCGAATGGGAGGGGGGAGATTATTCCAACATTTACAGGCTGCGTATCGGAAACTACATCTAAATGCTGCGCTTCTGAAGTCAGGGGTAATGAGTAGATAGGAGGAGGCCCTAGTGTTATGCTTATTAAACTGATGTGACCATGTGAGTTTCTTGTAAAGATACTCAGGGGTTTCACCTCTAACAACCCCAAATAATAGGGTAGCGAAATGAAGCTTTCTTCTActtgataattttaataaatttgaacTGTTCAAAAATGGGGTCACATGAGCACGAGGAggtatattaaaacaaaaacgtgCACAAGCATTTTGGACTCTTTGAATGAGGTTCTGCGTTTTAACATACAGACAGGGTCCGTAGACAGTGTCTGCGTAGTTTAACTTTGATAAAACTAGTGCTTCACACAGCTGAATACGCAGCTTTTCACTAATGTACGGTCTTATTTTGTATAGCACTTTGAGTTTGTAAAAACAGCTTCTAACAACGTTAAGAATGTGTTTCTCAAAGCGAAGGTTTTGATCAAAGAGTACGCCAAGATTACGGGCCTCAGTAACTTCTTCAACACTTGTGCCGTTAACTTTTATGTTAGGATCGTGATTTTTTATTCccagtatttgtttttttgagcctaatatcataaatttagatttagtCGGATTAAGAAGCAAGCAGTTTTTATTGGACCAATCTACTATCCGCTCCAAGTCCTCATTAATTTTGTTCACGGTTGGCACAGAATCCCCTGGCAAACAGGCAAGATATAATTGAAGGTCATCAGCATAAATGTGGAAGTTACAGTGCTTGATACAATTGGTAATATCGgaagaatataaaataaacaagatAGACAAGCGAGcaacgctgcttatggattgtttattgctaatgttcggtggtggtaaccccacagctTGCCTACTGTGGGGTTACTACTACTTATTGATCCATCCATACCTACCAACttgatattataaaaatggatGTATCTATGTGACTGTGTGTGTATTGGATTGTGTGTTTTTGTTGATACGTAATTAATGATTGATATAGGTATTCACACTTAATAATTAGACAGTCATAATTGTTTACCCGGCAAACAATATTGACACCATTAGCCTTCGTCTGAATAAGCAGAGATTGCCTTCAGAGCCTACAACATTCTAAGAGTAATTATAATCactagtatttattattatagtaaaacataaattatggtATCAACAATTAATTATTAGCTCCAATTCTGGGAATCCATTAACAAGATATGGGAATTAATAAATGTACGTCTtagttataagtatttttcctCACTAGcactatgtttttttcatactaacattttcattttacgtTGGTAAGCATTTGTAGCATGTAATTATGCCTATTTAGGAAAAAAGCATAAAATGTTGGTGTAATTTTTTATCATGTCTTGTCACGCGCATCTTGGATCCCGTGATACGGAAGCACACTAGTACTAGGTTATAGTACCATCTACCTATCATTTAATCATAACAAATCCCTGACCAGTGCGTGCAACTAAATAAGCACACTACAATATAAACTGCCAATATCGGACGCCACAACGCTCGAAAGCatactaaatacatatttactcAAAACCAATTTATActataacttaataataattaataatcataaatcAATTTGTCTATCGCATTAGTTAACATTACGTCAAATATcgattttaattaatactaggagttgtattaaaattttcaaatatGATGGTTTTATCATTACTAAacattaacttttttattttattattttaatgcaCAATATACacaagtaattatgtacaatcaaGTGGACTTagtgctaaaagcattttctaccagtcaacctgcaggaggtacagggagAAAATTCTATGGGAGTTGTTAGATACGGGACACAAGTGAAACGCAAGACTGCTTAGATCGCACTGACGTTTATTAACTCCATATGAATGTGTGTGTAGCGCAGTACACATAATACTCACATACCCAACATTCCCTCCGCCATAAGCTTGCTTAATCTTTGTCTAAAACCTTAATTACTAATAATCTATTATAGAATGCCAAAGTTCCACGGTAAATCTTTAATGTGCTCgcaatatacataggtacatgggTAGTTAAGTtataatctattctattctaagacatataggtaaataagtaCATGAATTATATATACGAAATTgctagtaggtaagtacttaactgcTATCCTAAAAATACTTTCTATAATCTACTTTGGGTAAGTTTCTTAACGACATAGCGAGACCCGATGCCCGGGAGGATAGTGTGTCGGCGGGCTGAGCCCCGCGGGTCGCGTGCTCgtcgcggggcgcgggcgaggcgggcgcgggcgaggCAGGCGGCccgggcgcgggcgccgccGCGCTGGCCTGCGAGGGCGACGCCGATGACTCGTCGAGCTCGCCGGGCAGGGCTGCAGGCGCCGGCGCTGGCCCAGTCTCCGGGTCGTCAGCAGGTCGCAACTGCGACTGCGTTTCTGTCTCATCCTCATCATCCTCTCCCGCTCTAATGGAGGAGGGTTCTCTTATTGAAGGATAGGCTCCATAATCACCAGGCCTACTAACGTCTAATGTGTTTGACCATCTGTACATTTGGTTTTTATGCCTTTTTAATTCAGTACCGGTATCTAGATCTCTTATCAAATAAATGATACTTCcaattttctttataattGAACCACGTTTCCaaacaaatttattattatttaagttctttttataaataacctTATCTCCTGGTACAAAGAGTTTCCTTATGACTCCTCCGCTATACTTATTCTGTGAGCACTGTTTACGAACAACAACATTAGTTAAGTCTGAAGCCGAGGGCGATGACCGCGGCTTTAACAAATCTAGGCGTGTTTTAGGA is a genomic window of Plutella xylostella chromosome 18, ilPluXylo3.1, whole genome shotgun sequence containing:
- the LOC125488497 gene encoding cyclin-dependent kinase inhibitor 1C-like, with amino-acid sequence MYRWSNTLDVSRPGDYGAYPSIREPSSIRAGEDDEDETETQSQLRPADDPETGPAPAPAALPGELDESSASPSQASAAAPAPGPPASPAPASPAPRDEHATRGAQPADTLSSRASGLAMSLRNLPKVDYRKYF